The genomic DNA AAGATGTTGACGATGAATGGCAATTAAAAGATCCATTGATCCGTTTCCGTAAATACCTAACTGAAAAAGGTTTATGGAGCGAAGAAAAAGAAGAAGCAGTCATCGAACAAACAAAAGAAGAAATCAAAGCAGCAATTGCTGAAGCAGATAAAGTTCCAAAACAAAAAGTTTCAGATTTCTTGAAAAATATGTTTGAAGAAACACCACAAACAATCAAAGAACAAATTGCAATCTATGAAGCGAAGGAGTCGAAATAACCATGGCACAAAAAACAATGATTCAAGCAATCACAGATGCCTTAGCACTTGAACTTGAAAACGACGAAAACGTACTCGTTTTTGGTGAAGATGTCGGCAAAAACGGAGGCGTATTCCGTGCAACTGAAGGATTGCAAGAAAAGTTCGGTGAAGACCGCGTATTTGACACTCCTTTAGCAGAATCAGGTATTGCCGGATTAGGTTTCGGTTTAGCACTTGAAGGATTCCGTCCTGTCCCTGAAATCCAATTCTTTGGCTTTATTTTTGAAGCAATGGATGAAGTTGTAGCACAAATGGCTCGTACGAGATACCGTATGGGTGGAACAAGAAATATTCCAGTAACGATCCGTTCACCATTTGGTGGTGGTGTGCATACACCTGAATTACACTCAGATAACTTAGAAGGATTGATTGCTCAATCTCCTGGTATCCGTGTAGTGATTCCGTCAAACCCATATGATGCAAAAGGATTATTGATTGCTTCTATTAGAAGTAATGACCCTGTTGTTTTCTTGGAGCATATGAAACTTTATCGTTCATTCCGTGAGGAAGTGCCAGATGAAGCGTACGAAGTGCCTTTAGATAAAGCCGCAGTGACTCGTGAAGGAACAGATGTATCAATCATCACTTACGGTGCAATGGTACGTGAAGCCATCAAGGCAGCAGACAATCTTGAAAAAGAAGGTATCTCTGTTGAGATCGTTGACCTACGAACAGTTGCTCCATTAGATGTTGAAACAATCATCAAATCTGTTGAAAAAACAGGACGTGTCGTTGTTGTTCAAGAAGCACAACGTCAAGCAGGCGTAAGCACTCAAGTAATCTCTGAAATCTCTGAACGTGCAATTCTTTCATTAGAAGCACCAATCGGACGCGTTTCTGCACCAGATACTGTTTTCCCATTCGGTCAAGCAGAAAACATCTGGTTGCCAAATGCTTCTGACATCGAAGCAAAAGTAAAAGAAATCGCAGAATTTTAAGGAAAGAAAGGACGTTAAAAACCCATGGCTTACCAATTTAAATTACCTGATATCGGTGAAGGTATCGCAGAAGGTGAAATCGTTAAATGGTTCGTTCAACCAGGCGATACGATCAATGAAGACGATACATTATTAGAAGTACAAAATGATAAATCAGTGGAAGAAATTCCATCTCCAGTAACAGGAACAGTGAAAAGCATCGTTGTTCCAGAAGGTACAGTTGCAAATGTTGGTGACGTATTAGTTGAGATCGATGCACCAGGACATGAAGGAAACGAAGACAGCGGAAGCGAAGGCGTGGCAGCTACTGAGCAAACACCTGAAGCACCTGCTGCTGAACCAACAACAGAAAGTTCATCTGCATCAGCAGAAGCTTCTGACGGCGGCGTATTCCAATTCAAATTACCTGATATCGGTGAAGGTATCGCAGAAGGTGAAATCGTTAAATGGTTTGTTAAAGCCGGTGACACGATCAATGAAGACGATACATTATTAGAAGTGCAAAATGACAAATCAGTGGAAGAAATTCCATCTCCAGTAACAGGAACTGTGAAAACAATCGTTGTTTCTGAAGGTACAGTCGCAAATGTTGGTGACGTATTGGTTGAGATCGATGCGCCAGGACACAATAGTGCACCTGCAAGCAAACCAGCGGCAGCAACTTCTGATGCAAAAGTGGAAACTTCAGGTTCTTCAAGTATCCCTGAAGCGGCAAACCCAGATAAACGCGTATTAGCAATGCCATCTGTTCGTCAATTCGCTCGCGAAAAAGACGTGGATATCAGCCAAGTTTCTGCAACTGGAAAAGGCGGACGTGTGACAAAAGAAGATATCGAAAACTTCTTATCTGGCGGAGGCGCTCCAGCAGCTGCAAGCAAACCTGCTGAATCAGCTGCACCAACAGAAGCATCTGCTGCAAAACCAGCTGAAACAAAAGCTGCTCCAGCAAAAGCATTCAAATCAAACTTAGGCGATCTAGAAGAACGTGTGGCATTGACACCAACACGTAAAGCAATTGCCAAAGCAATGGTCAACAGCAAACAAACAGCACCTCATGTCACTTTACATGATGAAGTTGAAGTCACAAATCTTTGGGATAACCGTAAGAAATTCAAAGAAGTGGCAGCTGCTAACGGCACGAAATTAACGTTCTTGCCTTACGTTGTCAAAGCGTTGACTGCAACAGTCAAAAAATTCCCAATCTTGAATGCGTCAATCGATGATTCAAAACAAGAAATCGTTTATAAAAACTATTACAATATCGGTATCGCAACAGATACAGACCATGGTTTGTATGTGCCAAACGTGAAAGATGCTGACCGTAAAGGAATGTTTGCGATCGCAGACGAAATCAACGAGAAAGCAAAACTTGCTCATGATGGCAAACTAGCGGCAGACGATATGCGTAACGGAACGATCACGATCAGTAACATTGGTTCAGTTGGTGGCGGCTGGTTCACACCAGTAATCAACTACCCTGAAGTAGCAATCTTAGGGGTAGGAACAATTGCTCAACAACCAATCGTCAATGCTGAAGGTGAAATCGTTGTTGGCCGAGTGATGAAATTATCATTGAGTTTCGATCACCGAATCGTCGATGGTGCGACAGCACAACAAGCAATGAATAACATCAAACGTTTATTAGCTGATCCAGAGCTATTAATGATGGAAGGATGAGAAACAAATGGTAGTTGGAGATTTTGCTGTTGAATTAGATACAGTTGTAATCGGTGCGGGACCTGGCGGCTATGTTGCTGCCATCCGCGCTGCTGAAATGGGCCAAAAAGTAGCGATCATTGAAAGAGAATATATCGGCGGCGTTTGTTTGAACGTTGGTTGTATTCCTTCTAAAGCGTTGATCGCAGCAGGTCATCATTATCAAGAATCACTTGATTCATCGATGTTCGGTGTAACAAGTGAAAATGTCTCACTAGATTTTACAAAAACACAAGAGTGGAAAGACAACAAAGTAGTGAAAACATTGACTTCAGGTGTCGGCTACTTGTTGAAAAAACACAAAGTTGAAACGATCGAAGGCGAAGCATTCTTCGTAGATGATCATACATTACGTGTGATCCATCCGGATTCTGCTCAAACTTATTCATTCAACCATGCTATCGTTGCGACAGGTTCTCGTCCAATCGAAATCCCTGGATTCAAATTTGGTGGCCGTGTCTTAGATTCTACAGGTGGATTAAGCCTAACAGAAGTTCCTAAGAAATTCGTCATCATCGGCGGCGGGGTAATCGGTGCTGAACTTGGTGCGGCTTACGCAAACTTAGGTTCTGAAGTAACGATCCTTGAAGGTTCACCACAAATTTTACCTACGTATGAAAAAGACTTGGTGAAATTAGTGGAAGATGACTTCAAGAAAAAAGGCGTAACAGTCATTACAAATGCAATGGCTAAAGAATCAATCGACAATGGTGATAGCGTAACTGTCAAATATGCAGTAGACGGAAAAGAAGAATCAGTAACAGCTGACTACGTGATGGTCACTGTTGGACGTCGTCCGAATACTGAAGACATGGGCTTAGAACAAGCTGGTGTTGAAATCGGTGAACGTGGCTTGATCCCAGTTGATAATCAAGGACGTACAAACGTACCTAACATCTTTGCAATCGGCGACATCGTTCCAGGCGCTGCTTTAGCACATAAAGCAAGTTATGAAGCAAAAATCGCCGCAGAAGCAATCTCTGGCAAAAAAGTAGCAGTTGACTACAAAGCAATGCCAGCAGTTGCCTTTACTGATCCTGAATTAGCATCAGTAGGGATGACGATCAAAGAAGCAAAAGAAGCCGGACTAGAAGCAACAGCTTACAAATTCCCATTCTCTGGGAACGGTCGTGCTTTATCATTAGGTAAAACAGAAGGCTTTATCCGTTTAGTGACAACGAATGAAGACAATGTCATCATCGGTGCGCAAATCGGTGGAGTTGGAGCAAGTGATATGGTTTCTGAACTTGCTTTGGCAATCGAATCAGGTATGAACGCTGAAGATATCGCGTTGACGATCCATCCACATCCATCTTTAGGTGAGATCACAATGGACGCAGCTGAATTAGCTTTAGGCTTACCAATCCATATTTAATCATTCAACTAAATGCAACTTTCTCTGAGAAGAGAGAGTTGTGTTTTTTTACTCTAAATAGCGACTATAAAATTATTATGTAAACTAAAATAGAGCAAAACCACTTGGAAGAAGTCTTCTTTCTATGATAAACTGAAAGGGATGAATAGAATAGGAGATAATATCTATGAATGAGTATCAATATCCATTAGACTTGGACTGGACCACTGAAGAAATGGTCATCGTGATGAACATGTGGGAAGCCCTCGAAAAAGCGAATGAACAAGGAATCAATAATCAGGAATTTCTAACAACCTATCAACAATTCAAAACAGTGATCAAATCGATCGGAGAAGAAAAACGGTTAGGACGTGAGTTTGAAAAAGCTTCTGGCTATTCGCTATACCGTACTATTCAAGAGGCAAAGAAGAACACCAACAAAATGCTAAAAATGAATGGGTGAGACGATGGAGAAAATGATTGAGGAAATAATTGCCTGGTTGGTAGCAGCAAAAGAAAAGATCCTCCATGCACAAAATGAGCAACTAACAGTCGCAGAAAAAACGAATCATAAAGATCTAGTGACAAACATGGATCGAGAAATCCAAGCATTTCTGATCAATAAAATCCATTCTGCCTATCCTCAAGCAAAAATTTTGGCAGAAGAAGAAGGATACAACAACTTATCTGATTTGAGTGGTCAGGTCTTTATCATTGACCCCATTGATGGTACGTTGAACTTCGTGGTACAAGGAGAAAATTTTTGTATCATGCTTGCTTATTACGAAGATGGAGTGGGACAGCTAGGATTCATCTATGATGTCATGCGAGATGAATTATACTGGGGCGGTAAAACAATCGGTGTTTACAAAAATGATGTGAAATTACCCCAACCGCAAGACCTTCCATTAGACAAAGGATTAGTAGCAATCAATAGCTATCTCTTCGGTCATGATCGATTCAATATCCATGCGATTGGTGAACAAAGTATCGGCGTTCGGATGTGTGGCTGTGCAGGCTTAGAATTGATTGCGATGTTAAAAGGCAACCACATCGGCTATATCTCCAATCTAAGTCCCTGGGATTACGCAGCTGGCAATGTCTTGTTGGAAGAGTTCGGTATGCGATATAGTGGGTTTTCCGGTGCACCATTGAGTTTCAGTGGCAGAGAATATTACTTAGCCGCAACTCCAACAGCCTATGCAACCATACTCGACATGCTTCAATTGGATTGATTATTTTTCTAGCTTTGAGATACATCCATCAAAAAGTTCTTATAAAATAAGTGGGGGACGATAAAATTGCTTTTTTGAGCAATGTAATCCTTCGCTTATTTTTTTGATCGATGATAGTATCGGAACATTCATTTATAGAATAGGCTAATGGAAAAGTTTTTGTAATGACTTTTTTTTACATAAATTCGGATTTTTCGTGCTGTTTTGATTAGAAAAAGGGCGAATTATTAATTTTCTCGAAAAAATGAAAACATTTCACTATATTTCATGAAAAAAGTTTGGTATAATAAACAGTCGAGTAAAATTGCCCTGTGATAAAGAATCGATAAAAAAGGAGTTACTTAAATTGAATAAAAGAAATGACATCCGTAACGTAGCGATCATCGCCCACGTCGACCACGGAAAAACAACATTAGTTGATGAACTATTAAAACAATCTGACACATTAGACGCCCACACTCAATTACAAGAACGTGCGATGGACTCAAACGCACTTGAACAAGAACGTGGAATCACAATCTTAGCGAAAAATACAGCTGTTGATTATAAAGGGATTCGCGTCAATATCATGGATACACCTGGACACGCGGACTTCGGTGGTGAAGTAGAACGTATCATGAAAATGGTAGACGGCGTTGTCTTAGTTGTAGATGCCTATGAAGGCACCATGCCACAAACACGTTTCGTATTGAAAAAGGCTTTAGAACAACATATCACACCGATCGTTGTTGTAAACAAGATCGACAAACCATCTGCTCGTCCAGAGTTCGTGGTAGATGAAGTCTTAGAATTATTTATCGAATTAGGCGCAGACGATGATCAATTGGATTTCCCAGTGATCTACGCATCTGCTTTGAACGGAACATCAAGCTTATCCGATGATCCAGCGGACCAAGAACCAACAATGGCACCGATCTTTGATACAATTGTCGAAGCTATTCCTGCACCAGTTGACAATAGCGATGAACCTTTACAGTTCCAAGTATCATTACTTGATTACAATGATTATGTTGGACGTATCGGTATCGGCCGTGTCTTCAGAGGGAAAATCAAAGTTGGTGACCAAGTATCACTGATCAAACTTGATGGCACAGTGAAGAAATTCCGTGTGACAAAATTATTTGGTTTCTTTGGCTTACAACGTTTAGAGATCCAAGAAGCTAAAGCTGGTGACTTGATCGCTGTCTCAGGAATGGAAGATATCTTCGTTGGGGAAACAGTTACACCAGTCGATCATCAAGAAGCATTACCGATCTTGCATATCGATGAACCAACATTACAAATGACTTTCTTAGTCAATAACTCTCCATTTGCTGGACGCGAAGGAAAATACGTGACATCACGTAAAATCGAAGAACGTTTGATGGCAGAATTACAAACAGACGTTTCACTTCGTGTTGAACCAACGAATTCACCAGATGCTTGGACAGTTTCAGGTCGTGGTGAACTTCACTTATCGATCTTGATCGAGAACATGCGTCGTGAAGGTTATGAGTTACAAGTATCACGTCCAGAAGTTATCGAAAGAGAAATCGATGGCGTAAAATGTGAACCATTTGAACGTGTTCAAATCGACACACCAGAAGAATACATGGGTAGTGTCATCGAATCATTGAGCCAACGTAAAGGTGAAATGCAAGATATGGTTCATACAGGAAATGGTCAAATTCGTTTGACATTCTTGACACCTGCTCGTGGATTGATCGGTTACTCAACAGAATTCTTGTCAATGACTCGTGGTT from Enterococcus mundtii includes the following:
- a CDS encoding alpha-ketoacid dehydrogenase subunit beta — encoded protein: MAQKTMIQAITDALALELENDENVLVFGEDVGKNGGVFRATEGLQEKFGEDRVFDTPLAESGIAGLGFGLALEGFRPVPEIQFFGFIFEAMDEVVAQMARTRYRMGGTRNIPVTIRSPFGGGVHTPELHSDNLEGLIAQSPGIRVVIPSNPYDAKGLLIASIRSNDPVVFLEHMKLYRSFREEVPDEAYEVPLDKAAVTREGTDVSIITYGAMVREAIKAADNLEKEGISVEIVDLRTVAPLDVETIIKSVEKTGRVVVVQEAQRQAGVSTQVISEISERAILSLEAPIGRVSAPDTVFPFGQAENIWLPNASDIEAKVKEIAEF
- a CDS encoding dihydrolipoyllysine-residue acetyltransferase, with the translated sequence MAYQFKLPDIGEGIAEGEIVKWFVQPGDTINEDDTLLEVQNDKSVEEIPSPVTGTVKSIVVPEGTVANVGDVLVEIDAPGHEGNEDSGSEGVAATEQTPEAPAAEPTTESSSASAEASDGGVFQFKLPDIGEGIAEGEIVKWFVKAGDTINEDDTLLEVQNDKSVEEIPSPVTGTVKTIVVSEGTVANVGDVLVEIDAPGHNSAPASKPAAATSDAKVETSGSSSIPEAANPDKRVLAMPSVRQFAREKDVDISQVSATGKGGRVTKEDIENFLSGGGAPAAASKPAESAAPTEASAAKPAETKAAPAKAFKSNLGDLEERVALTPTRKAIAKAMVNSKQTAPHVTLHDEVEVTNLWDNRKKFKEVAAANGTKLTFLPYVVKALTATVKKFPILNASIDDSKQEIVYKNYYNIGIATDTDHGLYVPNVKDADRKGMFAIADEINEKAKLAHDGKLAADDMRNGTITISNIGSVGGGWFTPVINYPEVAILGVGTIAQQPIVNAEGEIVVGRVMKLSLSFDHRIVDGATAQQAMNNIKRLLADPELLMMEG
- the lpdA gene encoding dihydrolipoyl dehydrogenase, whose amino-acid sequence is MVVGDFAVELDTVVIGAGPGGYVAAIRAAEMGQKVAIIEREYIGGVCLNVGCIPSKALIAAGHHYQESLDSSMFGVTSENVSLDFTKTQEWKDNKVVKTLTSGVGYLLKKHKVETIEGEAFFVDDHTLRVIHPDSAQTYSFNHAIVATGSRPIEIPGFKFGGRVLDSTGGLSLTEVPKKFVIIGGGVIGAELGAAYANLGSEVTILEGSPQILPTYEKDLVKLVEDDFKKKGVTVITNAMAKESIDNGDSVTVKYAVDGKEESVTADYVMVTVGRRPNTEDMGLEQAGVEIGERGLIPVDNQGRTNVPNIFAIGDIVPGAALAHKASYEAKIAAEAISGKKVAVDYKAMPAVAFTDPELASVGMTIKEAKEAGLEATAYKFPFSGNGRALSLGKTEGFIRLVTTNEDNVIIGAQIGGVGASDMVSELALAIESGMNAEDIALTIHPHPSLGEITMDAAELALGLPIHI
- a CDS encoding UPF0223 family protein; translation: MNEYQYPLDLDWTTEEMVIVMNMWEALEKANEQGINNQEFLTTYQQFKTVIKSIGEEKRLGREFEKASGYSLYRTIQEAKKNTNKMLKMNG
- a CDS encoding inositol monophosphatase family protein, with protein sequence MEKMIEEIIAWLVAAKEKILHAQNEQLTVAEKTNHKDLVTNMDREIQAFLINKIHSAYPQAKILAEEEGYNNLSDLSGQVFIIDPIDGTLNFVVQGENFCIMLAYYEDGVGQLGFIYDVMRDELYWGGKTIGVYKNDVKLPQPQDLPLDKGLVAINSYLFGHDRFNIHAIGEQSIGVRMCGCAGLELIAMLKGNHIGYISNLSPWDYAAGNVLLEEFGMRYSGFSGAPLSFSGREYYLAATPTAYATILDMLQLD
- the typA gene encoding translational GTPase TypA: MNKRNDIRNVAIIAHVDHGKTTLVDELLKQSDTLDAHTQLQERAMDSNALEQERGITILAKNTAVDYKGIRVNIMDTPGHADFGGEVERIMKMVDGVVLVVDAYEGTMPQTRFVLKKALEQHITPIVVVNKIDKPSARPEFVVDEVLELFIELGADDDQLDFPVIYASALNGTSSLSDDPADQEPTMAPIFDTIVEAIPAPVDNSDEPLQFQVSLLDYNDYVGRIGIGRVFRGKIKVGDQVSLIKLDGTVKKFRVTKLFGFFGLQRLEIQEAKAGDLIAVSGMEDIFVGETVTPVDHQEALPILHIDEPTLQMTFLVNNSPFAGREGKYVTSRKIEERLMAELQTDVSLRVEPTNSPDAWTVSGRGELHLSILIENMRREGYELQVSRPEVIEREIDGVKCEPFERVQIDTPEEYMGSVIESLSQRKGEMQDMVHTGNGQIRLTFLTPARGLIGYSTEFLSMTRGYGIMNHTFDQYLPMLPGQIGGRHQGALVSIDTGKATTYSIMSIEERGTVFVEPGTEVYEGMIIGENSRENDLTVNITKAKQMTNVRSANKDQTSVIKKPKQLTLEESLEFLNDDEYCEVTPENIRLRKQILEKNAREKASKKKK